A part of Acidimicrobiales bacterium genomic DNA contains:
- a CDS encoding wax ester/triacylglycerol synthase family O-acyltransferase has translation MGYDRLSPMDVQFLHLETPHEPQHVGSLSILQAAPLRDDSGRLRIDELRLHVERRLHRVPRLRQRVMPVPYRQGRPIWVDDERFDLTYHVRLTALPRPGDEDQLMELTARIQSLPLDLARPLWELWFVDGLEGDRVGLITKVHHTLGDGIANVDLALALVDTEPVPPPEPPPPAWRPSSPPSPNRLLVDTMRERLTRPSELARNAMGVLQAPQQARVVLSNIGQALSTMSTPIRPAPWNVPVTRHRRWAVARVPLAQVRRTKERTGTTLNDVVVAACTGALRGFLVDGGEDVDGRTLKAMVPVSRRTGDEHGATLGNRVSMVMVDLPVGERDPLAQLTSVHDQISDLRGSGVTDGALAILAIATEMVPFDGHVTRLLAARTPMNLIITNIPGPPVPLFLRGARLLEAFPFVEVVDNEGLTIAVVSYDEQLLFGITADRDVLRELPDLAGRIADAFGVLARAAQVTGAEEEATA, from the coding sequence GCAGGCCGCTCCGCTCCGCGACGACAGCGGCCGGCTCCGGATCGACGAGCTGCGGTTGCATGTCGAGAGGAGGCTGCACCGGGTGCCTCGCCTGCGCCAGCGGGTCATGCCGGTGCCGTATCGCCAGGGCCGGCCGATCTGGGTGGACGACGAGCGCTTCGATCTCACGTACCACGTGCGTCTCACGGCCCTGCCCCGCCCCGGCGACGAGGACCAGCTGATGGAGCTCACGGCGCGGATCCAGTCGCTCCCCCTCGACCTGGCGCGACCTCTCTGGGAGCTGTGGTTCGTCGACGGCCTCGAGGGCGACCGGGTGGGCCTCATCACCAAGGTGCACCACACCCTCGGCGACGGCATCGCCAACGTCGACCTCGCGCTGGCGCTGGTCGACACCGAGCCCGTGCCCCCTCCCGAACCGCCGCCCCCGGCGTGGCGGCCGTCGTCCCCGCCCTCGCCCAACCGGCTGCTGGTCGACACCATGCGGGAGCGCCTGACCCGCCCGTCCGAGCTCGCCCGCAACGCCATGGGCGTCCTCCAGGCCCCCCAGCAGGCCAGGGTGGTGCTGTCGAACATCGGCCAGGCCCTCTCCACCATGTCCACGCCGATCCGGCCGGCGCCGTGGAACGTGCCCGTGACGCGCCATCGCCGGTGGGCGGTGGCGCGGGTGCCGCTCGCCCAGGTCCGCCGCACCAAGGAGCGAACCGGCACCACGCTGAACGACGTCGTGGTGGCGGCGTGCACCGGGGCGCTGCGCGGCTTCCTCGTCGACGGCGGCGAGGACGTCGACGGGCGGACCCTGAAGGCGATGGTTCCGGTGTCACGGCGAACCGGCGACGAGCACGGCGCCACGCTCGGCAACCGGGTCTCGATGGTGATGGTCGACCTCCCGGTCGGCGAGCGGGATCCCCTCGCCCAGCTGACCTCGGTGCACGACCAGATCTCCGACCTGCGAGGCAGCGGGGTCACCGACGGCGCGCTCGCGATCCTCGCCATCGCCACCGAGATGGTGCCCTTCGACGGGCACGTGACCCGGCTGCTGGCCGCGCGCACGCCGATGAACCTGATCATCACGAACATCCCGGGCCCCCCCGTGCCGCTGTTCCTCCGGGGCGCCCGGCTGCTCGAGGCCTTCCCCTTCGTGGAGGTCGTCGACAACGAGGGGCTCACGATCGCGGTCGTCTCCTACGACGAGCAGCTGCTCTTCGGCATCACCGCCGACCGCGACGTGCTGCGCGAGCTGCCTGATCTCGCGGGCCGGATCGCCGACGCCTTCGGGGTGCTGGCCCGGGCCGCCCAGGTGACCGGCGCCGAGGAGGAAGCCACCGCCTGA
- a CDS encoding FABP family protein yields MSSFPADIYTEPDADPDTLANLGPLGPMAGVWTGAPGVDEHPVVEGTEVDAFVERYELQPIDPQTNGPQLFYGLRYHVHIVKPGEIETFHDQVGYWLWEPATKTVVQTLAIPRAQVAMASGRAEPDATEFELTAAIGSETYGICSNPFLLHAFRTVEFRIRVTVHADGTWSYDEDTVLEIQDRPEPFHHRDRNTLTRVAPPTPNPLVAGAAPRP; encoded by the coding sequence ATGTCCTCGTTCCCCGCCGACATCTACACCGAGCCCGACGCCGACCCGGACACCCTCGCCAACCTCGGGCCCCTCGGCCCGATGGCCGGCGTCTGGACGGGCGCACCGGGGGTCGACGAGCACCCCGTGGTCGAGGGCACGGAGGTCGACGCCTTCGTCGAGCGCTACGAGCTCCAGCCCATCGATCCCCAGACGAACGGTCCCCAGCTCTTCTACGGGCTCCGCTACCACGTCCACATCGTGAAGCCGGGCGAGATCGAGACCTTCCACGACCAGGTCGGCTACTGGCTGTGGGAGCCGGCGACCAAGACGGTCGTCCAGACCCTCGCGATCCCTCGCGCCCAGGTCGCCATGGCGTCGGGACGGGCCGAGCCCGACGCCACGGAGTTCGAGCTGACCGCGGCGATCGGCAGCGAGACGTACGGCATCTGCTCGAACCCGTTCCTGCTCCACGCCTTCCGCACCGTCGAGTTCCGCATCCGCGTGACCGTCCACGCCGACGGCACGTGGAGCTACGACGAGGACACGGTCCTGGAGATCCAAGACCGCCCGGAGCCGTTCCACCACCGTGACCGCAACACCCTCACGCGGGTGGCTCCCCCCACCCCCAACCCGCTGGTGGCGGGGGCGGCTCCCCGCCCCTAG
- the gtfA gene encoding sucrose phosphorylase has product MANQVHLIAYADRLAGSLRGLDDLLRGPLAGLFGGVHVLPFFVPFDGADAGFDPIDHEQVDPRLGDWGDIERLSRSVEVTADLVVNHLSSRSPRFVDFLARADGSPSAGLFLTMDRVFPRGATAGDLAQIYRPRPGLPLTPVTLGDGSRRIVWTTFGPDQIDLDIADPGTWAYLEAVLARLAEHGVSTVRLDAVGYSVKRAGTSCFMLPGTIGVIEELAARVRRRGMRVLAEVHSSVAHQLEIAGRIDWVYDFALPPLVLHALTTGDAGPLARWLEVRPSNAVTVLDTHDGIGLADVGVDASDPGSGGLLDRSQLAALVGAIGRASGGTAHIARAVTSSDADAYQVDCTFYDALGRDDRRYLLARLLQLCLPGLPHVYYVGLLAGTNDVSLFERTGVGRDLNRHHYRPGEIGAALEQPVVRALLGAIRLRATHPAFAGRFRWAAEGPGRLTLEWGRAGDALTLQADLATGEFRLATGGPTSPVLSDPTALAAIGSGSLPPRGG; this is encoded by the coding sequence GTGGCGAACCAGGTGCACCTCATCGCCTACGCCGACCGGCTCGCGGGCTCGCTGCGCGGCCTCGACGACCTCCTTCGCGGGCCGCTGGCCGGCCTGTTCGGCGGTGTGCACGTGCTCCCCTTCTTCGTCCCTTTCGACGGCGCCGACGCCGGCTTCGACCCCATCGACCACGAGCAGGTCGATCCGCGCCTCGGCGATTGGGGCGACATCGAGCGCCTCAGCCGGTCGGTGGAGGTGACCGCCGACCTGGTCGTCAACCACCTGTCGTCGCGGTCCCCCCGGTTCGTCGACTTCCTCGCCCGGGCCGACGGCTCGCCGTCCGCCGGCCTGTTCCTCACCATGGACCGCGTGTTCCCGCGTGGCGCGACCGCCGGCGACCTGGCGCAGATCTACCGGCCGCGCCCGGGGCTCCCCCTGACGCCCGTGACCCTCGGCGACGGCTCCCGCCGGATCGTGTGGACGACGTTCGGCCCCGACCAGATCGACCTCGACATCGCCGACCCGGGCACCTGGGCGTACCTGGAGGCGGTGCTGGCCCGCCTGGCCGAGCACGGCGTGTCGACCGTGCGCCTCGACGCCGTCGGCTACTCGGTGAAGCGGGCCGGGACCAGCTGCTTCATGCTCCCCGGGACGATCGGCGTGATCGAGGAGCTGGCGGCGCGGGTGCGGCGCCGGGGGATGCGTGTGCTCGCCGAGGTGCACTCGTCGGTCGCCCACCAGCTCGAGATCGCCGGCCGCATCGACTGGGTCTACGACTTCGCGCTCCCGCCCCTGGTGCTCCATGCCCTGACCACCGGCGACGCCGGCCCGCTGGCGAGGTGGCTCGAGGTGCGGCCGTCGAACGCGGTGACGGTGCTCGACACCCACGACGGCATCGGGCTGGCCGACGTGGGCGTCGACGCGTCGGATCCGGGTTCGGGGGGGTTGCTCGACCGGAGCCAGCTCGCCGCCCTGGTCGGCGCCATCGGTCGCGCGAGCGGGGGCACCGCTCACATCGCCAGGGCGGTGACGTCGTCGGATGCGGATGCCTACCAGGTGGATTGCACCTTCTACGACGCCCTCGGCCGCGACGACCGCCGCTACCTGCTCGCCCGGCTCCTCCAGCTCTGCCTTCCCGGCCTGCCCCACGTGTACTACGTCGGCCTGCTGGCGGGGACCAACGACGTCTCGCTGTTCGAGCGGACGGGCGTGGGTCGCGACCTGAACCGCCACCACTACCGGCCCGGCGAGATCGGCGCCGCGCTGGAGCAGCCCGTGGTTCGGGCGCTGCTGGGCGCGATCCGCCTGAGGGCCACGCACCCGGCGTTCGCCGGGCGGTTCCGGTGGGCCGCCGAGGGGCCCGGCCGGCTCACCCTCGAGTGGGGCAGGGCCGGGGACGCGCTGACGCTGCAGGCCGACCTGGCGACCGGCGAGTTCCGTCTCGCCACCGGCGGCCCGACGAGCCCGGTTCTCTCGGACCCGACGGCGCTGGCCGCGATCGGGTCCGGGTCCCTGCCCCCGCGCGGCGGCTGA